Proteins encoded together in one Lathamus discolor isolate bLatDis1 chromosome 3, bLatDis1.hap1, whole genome shotgun sequence window:
- the CAVIN2 gene encoding caveolae-associated protein 2 translates to MGEAAGGSAVPPLPPSEAVGGQVNALTVLALLEKLVSMLEAVEGQQRQMEQRQRGLEGAVRGIQGDLGKLCRSHGATGEAVEKLLEKSRKVCAHTRAVRERLERQCDQVRRLEQHHAQLLRRDRFKVLIFQEENEIPASVFAKEPVPSITEGKEEPVDENKTLEETLQTVELHSDDEMFHEEDDLDDSAEEKTEESRAEKLKRSSLKKVDSLKKAFSRQNIEKKMNKISTKIVSPERREKIKKSLTVHHQKSSSSKSSGFKVSPLMFNVKKVREEESPAEAEDRPTETASNDQGENEDEVSFASMHSDMTPTTSLTEEGKAVADSLEKEARMEGNAMMNNNIELSIVEDDEEYGVPLQVSNQKLYDERNNPIGAEMEQSDEETTQAAVLQIDQTA, encoded by the exons ATGGGGGAAGCAGCGGGAGGCAGCGCGGTGCCTCCGCTACCGCCGTCGGAGGCGGTCGGGGGGCAAGTGAATGCCCTGACCGTGCTGGCCTTGCTGGAGAAGCTGGTGTCGATGCTGGAAGCGGTGGAAGGGCAGCAGCGGCAGATGGAGCAGAGGCAGCGGGGTTTGGAAGGGGCGGTGCGGGGTATTCAGGGAGACCTGGGGAAACTGTGCCGCAGCCACGGGGCGACAGGGGAAGCGgtggagaagctgctggagaAGTCGCGGAAGGTGTGCGCTCATACCCGCGCCGTGCGGGAGCGGCTGGAGAGGCAGTGCGACCAGGTGCGGCGCCTGGAGCAGCATCACGCACAGCTCCTCCGGCGGGACCGCTTCAAGGTGCTCATCTTCCAG gaggaaaatgagATCCCTGCCAGTGTTTTCGCAAAAGAGCCTGTTCCCAGcattacagaaggaaaagaagaaccTGTGGATGAGAACAAAACACTGGAAGAAACCTTGCAAACAGTGGAGTTGCACTCGGATGATGAAATGTTTCACGAGGAAGATGATTTGGATGACAgtgcagaggagaaaacagaagaatcaAGAGCTGAGAAACTTAAAAGATCCAGCCTTAAGAAGGTAGACAGCCTCAAGAAAGCATTTTCTCGCCAAAACATCGAGAAGAAGATGAACAAGATCAGCACAAAGATCGTCTCCCCTGAACGGAGAGAAAAGATCAAGAAATCGCTTACTGTACATCATCAAAAGTCCTCTTCTTCAAAGAGTTCAGGATTCAAAGTATCGCCCCTCATGTTCAACGTGAAGAAAGTCCGTGAAGAAGAAAGCCCTGCTGAAGCTGAGGACAGACCAACAGAAACTGCAAGCAACGACCAAGGTGAGAATGAGGATGAAGTGTCATTCGCCAGCATGCACTCAGATATGACCCCTACCACCTCACTGACCGAGGAGGGCAAAGCAGTAGCCGATTCTCTAGAGAAGGAAGCAAGAATGGAAGGGAATGCCATGATGAACAACAACATTGAGCTGTCCATTGTTGAAGATGATGAAGAGTATGGGGTGCCTCTACAAGTTTCTAACCAGAAACTCTATGATGAAAGAAACAACCCAATCGGTGCAGAAATGGAACAATCTGATGAAGAAACGACCCAAGCAGCTGTCCTGCAGATAGACCAAACAGCATAA